One Microbacterium keratanolyticum DNA window includes the following coding sequences:
- a CDS encoding ABC transporter ATP-binding protein — translation MSLEVRDLVIEIEGRRVVDGVSFSVPDGARLGLIGESGSGKSLTALAILGLLPEGASASGSIRWNDRELIGVPDRELATIRGDEIGIVFQEPRTALNPIRTVGRQVAESIRIHNRIPRAEAKARAIQEAARVRLPDPPSIIDRYPHQLSGGQRQRVALAIALAARPRLLIADEPTTALDVTIQAEILELLLSLVSSEGLSLVFITHDLAVLAQVATHAVVLEHGRVVEEGPVEVLLTAPSSPITQGLLRDATATLWRPTGSGEGE, via the coding sequence ATGAGCCTCGAAGTGCGCGACCTGGTCATCGAGATCGAGGGTCGCCGTGTCGTCGACGGCGTCTCGTTCTCCGTTCCCGACGGCGCCCGGCTCGGCCTCATCGGAGAATCCGGCTCGGGCAAGTCGCTCACGGCACTCGCGATCCTGGGTCTCCTCCCGGAGGGTGCATCCGCATCCGGCAGCATCCGTTGGAACGACCGTGAACTCATTGGCGTCCCCGACCGCGAGCTCGCGACAATCCGGGGTGACGAGATCGGCATCGTGTTCCAGGAGCCGCGCACCGCTCTCAACCCGATCCGCACCGTGGGGCGGCAGGTCGCGGAGTCGATCCGCATCCACAACCGCATCCCGCGCGCCGAAGCGAAGGCGCGCGCGATCCAGGAGGCCGCACGCGTGCGCCTGCCTGATCCACCGTCGATCATCGACCGCTACCCGCACCAGCTCTCCGGCGGGCAGCGTCAGCGCGTCGCCCTCGCCATCGCACTGGCCGCGCGGCCTCGGCTGCTGATCGCGGACGAACCGACGACGGCACTCGACGTCACGATTCAGGCGGAGATCCTGGAGCTGCTGCTCTCACTCGTCTCCTCCGAGGGACTGTCGCTCGTGTTCATCACGCATGACCTCGCGGTGCTCGCGCAGGTCGCGACCCACGCCGTGGTGCTTGAGCACGGAAGAGTCGTCGAAGAAGGGCCGGTCGAGGTGCTGCTGACCGCCCCCTCCTCCCCCATCACCCAGGGCCTGCTGCGCGATGCGACCGCGACTCTCTGGCGTCCCACCGGCTCCGGGGAGGGCGAATGA
- a CDS encoding tyrosine-protein phosphatase encodes MTVLDVPGVANFRDVGGIAVGNSRVRDGVLFRSGQLAGLTDAGSEFLHGSVHHIVDLRDDMEVSSEPSAIRDIPTTRLPLFVGSVASFFTENAGLTEMYRHLVEQAGPKLVDAMRIIGSSPSTLVHCTVGKDRTGVTVALALSAVGADRDAVIDDYALTASLLPEERNRQVLAYMRSRNLDTPNAIELATASPAPVMRALLAAIDTEFGSAIGYLRAQGLSDAELEALGETLIG; translated from the coding sequence ATGACCGTCCTCGACGTTCCCGGGGTCGCGAACTTCCGTGACGTCGGTGGCATCGCGGTCGGCAACTCCCGCGTTCGTGACGGTGTGCTGTTCCGCTCCGGGCAGCTCGCGGGCCTGACCGACGCGGGCAGTGAGTTCCTGCACGGCAGCGTGCATCACATCGTCGACCTCCGCGACGACATGGAGGTGTCCAGTGAGCCCAGTGCGATCCGTGACATTCCCACGACGCGCCTGCCGCTGTTCGTGGGGTCGGTGGCCTCCTTCTTCACAGAGAACGCGGGTCTCACGGAGATGTATCGTCACCTGGTCGAGCAGGCAGGGCCCAAGCTCGTGGACGCGATGCGCATCATCGGATCGAGTCCGTCCACGCTCGTGCACTGCACCGTGGGGAAAGACCGCACGGGTGTGACCGTGGCGCTGGCACTGTCGGCCGTGGGGGCGGATCGGGATGCGGTCATCGACGACTATGCGCTCACCGCGTCGCTGCTTCCGGAAGAGCGGAACCGGCAGGTTCTCGCCTATATGCGCTCGCGCAATCTCGACACACCGAATGCGATCGAGCTCGCGACGGCCTCGCCCGCACCTGTCATGCGGGCGCTGCTCGCGGCCATCGACACCGAGTTCGGGTCTGCGATCGGCTACCTGCGTGCCCAGGGGCTGAGCGACGCGGAGCTTGAGGCATTGGGGGAGACTCTCATCGGCTGA
- a CDS encoding GNAT family N-acetyltransferase, with protein sequence MPSDLAPLGWLFPRRRRVPPRIPDTFAYTIRPAVAADLPHVRAIYDHYVTNTVITFDEKPSTLRFWRDKFAALSRAKLPFLVAVSPSGQVLGYALVQPWASKSAYRYTVENSIYLGPSAGGKGLGTALLQALIDASIEAGLREIVAVVSDSGAEGSLALHRKFGFVEVGRMGGVGYKFGRSLGTVYLQKSLPRRSR encoded by the coding sequence GTGCCCTCCGATCTCGCGCCCCTGGGGTGGCTCTTCCCGCGCCGCCGTCGTGTGCCGCCCCGCATTCCCGACACGTTCGCGTACACGATTCGCCCCGCCGTCGCCGCTGACCTTCCGCATGTGCGGGCGATCTACGACCACTACGTGACCAACACCGTGATCACGTTCGATGAGAAGCCCTCGACCCTCCGGTTCTGGCGTGACAAGTTCGCCGCCCTCTCGCGTGCGAAGCTCCCGTTCCTCGTGGCGGTCTCGCCGTCCGGGCAGGTGCTCGGCTACGCGCTCGTTCAGCCGTGGGCCTCCAAGTCGGCCTACCGCTACACGGTCGAGAACTCGATCTATCTGGGCCCGAGCGCAGGGGGCAAGGGTCTCGGCACAGCCCTGCTGCAGGCGCTGATCGACGCGTCCATCGAAGCGGGCCTTCGAGAGATCGTCGCGGTCGTCAGCGACTCGGGGGCAGAAGGCTCCCTCGCGCTGCATCGCAAGTTCGGCTTCGTCGAGGTCGGGCGCATGGGCGGGGTCGGCTACAAGTTCGGCCGCAGTCTCGGCACGGTGTACCTCCAGAAGTCCCTGCCCCGACGCTCCCGCTGA
- a CDS encoding alpha/beta fold hydrolase produces MTEFSFLDAQAQALGVPVPPVERLMLTLDDGRTLSALRFGEGTPQVTLLHGAGLNAHTWDATALALGLPALAIDLPGHGDSSWRDDLDYSAPAIAPDIAAALRTWTTVPQVLVGQSLGGLTAARVAAQHPDLVREVIVVDITPGIDTSHGPAILREFYAGPTDFASRDDLVERALAFGMGGSRANTERGVFLNTRVRADGRVEWKHHLAHLAATTFAAEPAANANAPVLRAEGWDDLAAVRAPLTLVRAAQGFVTETDAEEYQRRLPGSQVVVFDAPHNVQETAPRALADLARTRLSAAVDTSL; encoded by the coding sequence CTGACAGAGTTCTCCTTCCTCGACGCACAAGCGCAGGCCTTGGGCGTACCCGTCCCCCCGGTCGAGCGCCTCATGCTCACACTCGACGACGGCCGCACGCTCAGCGCGCTGCGATTCGGCGAGGGCACACCGCAGGTGACGCTTCTCCACGGCGCCGGCCTGAACGCACACACCTGGGACGCCACAGCGCTCGCGCTCGGCCTGCCGGCCCTTGCGATCGACCTGCCCGGACACGGCGACTCCTCGTGGCGTGACGATCTCGACTACTCCGCACCGGCGATCGCGCCCGACATCGCCGCGGCGCTGCGCACCTGGACCACCGTGCCGCAGGTGCTCGTGGGTCAGTCCTTGGGCGGTCTCACCGCCGCACGCGTCGCCGCGCAGCATCCCGACCTCGTTCGCGAGGTCATCGTCGTCGACATCACTCCCGGCATCGACACCAGCCACGGGCCGGCGATCCTGCGCGAGTTCTACGCCGGCCCCACCGACTTCGCTTCCCGCGACGACCTTGTCGAACGCGCACTCGCCTTCGGCATGGGCGGCTCGCGCGCCAACACCGAGCGCGGAGTCTTCCTCAACACGCGCGTCCGCGCCGACGGACGCGTGGAGTGGAAGCACCACCTCGCCCACCTCGCCGCGACGACGTTCGCTGCCGAGCCTGCGGCGAACGCCAACGCTCCCGTGCTCCGCGCCGAGGGCTGGGACGACCTCGCCGCCGTGCGCGCGCCGCTCACCCTCGTGCGGGCCGCGCAGGGATTCGTGACAGAGACCGACGCCGAGGAATACCAGCGCCGCCTTCCCGGTTCCCAGGTGGTGGTGTTCGACGCACCGCACAACGTCCAGGAGACAGCTCCCCGAGCACTCGCCGACCTGGCGCGGACGCGCCTCAGCGCCGCAGTCGACACGTCTCTATGA
- a CDS encoding ABC transporter permease, protein MSTRRRHAWWHRLWATSTGRFGVIVVAVIALTALVSLFWTPFDPKEADVANRWQTPNWPHLLGTDGTGHDILSLVMAGAQTTVFVAIGSGIVATLVGIALGALGALTARWMRETVAVLVDILIAFPVLIIAMMISSVWGGSLWVVIWSVGIGFGVNIARVTRPELRRVQQSDFVVAGRASGLTPAQNLAQHLLPNVAPVFIVQLSWSMAVAVLAEAGLSYLGFGASIVEPSWGILLADLQRYITLHPLSVVWPGLAITLTVLALNLLGDGLREATDPTLRQSSRARAARAHVPEVIA, encoded by the coding sequence ATGAGCACGCGCCGTCGCCACGCCTGGTGGCACCGTCTGTGGGCCACGAGCACCGGACGCTTCGGGGTCATCGTCGTCGCGGTCATCGCCCTCACGGCGCTGGTGTCGCTGTTCTGGACGCCCTTCGATCCGAAGGAGGCGGATGTCGCGAACCGCTGGCAGACGCCGAACTGGCCGCATCTGCTCGGCACCGACGGCACGGGTCACGACATCCTGAGCCTCGTCATGGCCGGCGCCCAGACGACGGTCTTCGTCGCGATCGGCTCCGGCATCGTGGCGACACTCGTCGGCATCGCCCTCGGCGCCCTCGGCGCACTGACCGCCCGGTGGATGCGCGAGACCGTCGCAGTGCTCGTCGACATCCTCATCGCCTTCCCCGTTCTGATCATCGCGATGATGATCTCCTCCGTATGGGGAGGTTCGCTCTGGGTCGTGATCTGGTCGGTCGGGATCGGGTTCGGGGTGAACATCGCCCGCGTCACGCGTCCCGAGCTGCGCCGCGTGCAGCAGAGCGACTTCGTCGTCGCCGGACGCGCCTCCGGGCTCACGCCCGCGCAGAACCTCGCGCAGCACCTGCTCCCCAACGTCGCGCCAGTCTTCATCGTTCAGCTCTCCTGGTCGATGGCGGTGGCGGTCCTCGCCGAAGCGGGACTGTCGTATCTCGGCTTCGGGGCGTCCATCGTCGAGCCGTCCTGGGGAATCCTGTTGGCTGATCTGCAGCGCTACATCACGCTGCATCCGCTCTCCGTCGTCTGGCCCGGTCTTGCGATCACGCTCACGGTCCTCGCCCTCAACCTGCTGGGCGACGGGCTGCGCGAGGCCACGGATCCGACGCTGCGTCAGAGTTCCCGCGCACGCGCCGCGCGCGCCCACGTGCCGGAGGTCATCGCATGA
- a CDS encoding uracil-DNA glycosylase has product MPQGFALTGAESLIHPDWAEALAPVAGEITTISARLREDPAGYLPDAQRVLRAFEQPFHRVRVLIVGQDPYPTPGHPVGLSFAVDRAVRPLPRSLGNIYRELQDDLGIAPAPHGDLSAWSDQGVLLLNRVLTVRPGAAGSHRGWGWEEVTACAIRALVARDEPLVAVLWGKDAESLRPLLGDTAIVASAHPSPLSARRGFFGSRPFSRVNALLREQGAEPIDWRVETADEATDLLSLLRAED; this is encoded by the coding sequence ATGCCACAGGGGTTCGCGCTCACAGGTGCGGAGAGCCTGATCCACCCGGACTGGGCGGAAGCACTCGCTCCGGTTGCGGGGGAGATCACGACGATCAGTGCGCGCCTCCGGGAGGATCCCGCTGGCTACCTTCCCGACGCGCAGCGGGTTCTCCGCGCCTTCGAACAGCCGTTTCACCGGGTACGGGTGCTGATCGTCGGTCAGGACCCCTACCCGACGCCCGGCCATCCGGTCGGGCTCTCGTTCGCCGTCGACCGCGCCGTGCGTCCGCTGCCGCGCAGTCTCGGCAACATCTATCGCGAGCTCCAGGACGACCTCGGAATCGCGCCCGCCCCGCACGGTGATCTCTCCGCCTGGAGCGACCAGGGGGTGCTGTTGCTGAATCGCGTTCTCACCGTGCGCCCGGGGGCGGCGGGGTCGCATCGCGGCTGGGGGTGGGAGGAGGTCACCGCGTGCGCGATCCGTGCTCTTGTCGCGCGGGACGAGCCGCTCGTCGCGGTGCTGTGGGGAAAGGACGCCGAGTCCTTGCGCCCCCTTCTCGGAGACACGGCGATCGTCGCCTCAGCGCATCCGTCGCCGTTGTCGGCCCGGCGCGGCTTCTTCGGCTCGCGCCCGTTCTCGCGCGTGAATGCGCTCCTGCGAGAGCAGGGCGCAGAACCCATCGACTGGCGGGTCGAGACCGCCGATGAGGCGACAGACCTGCTGTCGCTTCTGCGTGCGGAGGACTGA
- a CDS encoding ATP-binding cassette domain-containing protein yields the protein MTTEPLIQTHGLTRTFRVPRRSIGEPRRTMTALAPTDLAIRSGESLGIIGESGSGKSTLVRLLLGLDAPTAGSVTVDGTVVDTTKSARALRWLRRETGLVFQDPYASLDPRMTAGRSISEPLRALEIPGDHRARVAEVLTQVGLDPDMADRFPHEFSGGQRQRVALARAIAHRPRILVGDEPLSALDVTVRAQIIDLLRELRRTEDLTLVLVSHDIGVVQNLCDSVAVMKDGAIVEHGATADVLRAPQHPYTRALLAAIPVIPQRAE from the coding sequence ATGACGACCGAGCCCCTCATCCAGACACACGGACTGACCCGCACCTTCCGCGTGCCACGACGGTCGATCGGCGAACCGCGTCGCACGATGACCGCGCTCGCGCCCACCGACCTCGCCATCCGCTCGGGAGAGTCACTCGGCATTATCGGAGAATCCGGATCCGGGAAGTCCACACTGGTCCGCCTCCTGCTCGGCCTCGATGCGCCGACCGCCGGAAGCGTCACGGTCGACGGCACGGTCGTCGATACGACGAAGTCCGCGCGTGCGCTGCGCTGGCTGCGCCGCGAGACGGGGCTGGTGTTCCAGGATCCCTACGCATCGCTGGATCCCCGGATGACGGCGGGCCGTAGCATCTCCGAACCGTTGCGTGCGCTGGAGATCCCCGGCGATCACCGTGCCCGCGTCGCAGAGGTGCTCACCCAGGTGGGGCTCGACCCCGACATGGCCGATCGATTCCCGCACGAGTTCTCGGGCGGTCAGCGCCAGCGTGTCGCCCTGGCGCGGGCGATCGCGCATCGCCCGCGCATCCTCGTCGGCGATGAGCCGCTCTCGGCACTCGACGTGACGGTGCGCGCCCAGATCATCGATCTGCTGCGGGAGCTGCGCCGCACGGAGGACCTGACCCTCGTGCTCGTCTCGCACGATATCGGCGTCGTGCAGAACCTCTGCGACAGCGTCGCCGTGATGAAGGACGGCGCGATCGTCGAACACGGCGCGACCGCGGACGTGCTGCGCGCCCCGCAGCATCCGTACACCCGCGCTCTGCTCGCCGCGATCCCGGTCATCCCACAGCGCGCGGAGTAA
- a CDS encoding ABC transporter substrate-binding protein, which yields MLRRSTGLTLLAGIAAAAVILTACTSAPAPSPTATSTGTPDPDATITVGLVLEPTNLDIRRTSGAALEQILIDNIYEGLVTRTQDNEIEPRLASDYTVSPDGLTYSFTLNEGVTFHSGTALTSADVVASFQAVKDDPTLQGNADFAQVATIAAPDAATVEITLTEPNQNFLFALTGPGGLVFQTGDTTDLKTAENGTGPFTLSRWNKGSTITFARNDTYWGEAAGVAEVVFEYIPDFTAGVNAAIDGSLDVLTAVDPNLAPQLEQTGEFVLTTGRTTDKGTLAFNNKKAPLDDIRVREALRLAIDHEALVAAVGAGQTMFGPIPELDPGYEDLSDVISYDVEKAKSLLKEAGHEDLDLTLTIPSFYGTTVPKVLVSDFAKVGVNLEVKSVEFATWLEDVYTNRDYDLSFVLHVEPRDFGNFANPDYYFGYDNPKVQSLYAQALAETDADASAALLAEAARLVSEDHAADWLYNGATITALVPGVAGFPQDSINSRINLQDVTVAAK from the coding sequence ATGCTCCGCCGCTCCACAGGCCTCACTCTGCTCGCCGGCATCGCCGCAGCCGCGGTCATCCTGACCGCCTGCACCAGCGCGCCCGCGCCATCCCCGACCGCGACGTCGACCGGAACACCCGACCCGGACGCGACGATCACGGTCGGTCTGGTCCTTGAGCCCACCAACCTCGACATCCGCCGCACCAGCGGCGCCGCCCTCGAGCAGATCCTCATCGACAACATCTACGAGGGCCTGGTCACACGTACGCAGGACAACGAGATCGAGCCGAGACTCGCCTCCGACTACACGGTCTCCCCCGACGGGCTCACCTACTCGTTCACGTTGAACGAGGGTGTGACGTTCCACAGTGGCACGGCACTCACCTCCGCCGACGTCGTGGCCTCGTTCCAGGCCGTGAAGGACGATCCCACGCTCCAGGGCAATGCCGACTTCGCACAGGTCGCGACGATCGCCGCGCCGGATGCGGCCACCGTCGAGATCACCCTGACCGAGCCGAACCAGAACTTCCTGTTCGCTCTGACCGGGCCCGGCGGCCTCGTCTTCCAGACGGGAGACACCACGGACCTGAAGACGGCAGAGAACGGCACCGGCCCCTTCACGCTCTCTCGCTGGAACAAGGGCAGCACGATCACGTTCGCAAGAAACGACACCTACTGGGGTGAGGCCGCCGGCGTCGCCGAGGTCGTCTTCGAGTACATTCCGGACTTCACCGCCGGCGTGAACGCAGCGATCGACGGCAGCCTCGACGTGCTCACCGCCGTCGACCCCAACCTCGCCCCGCAGCTGGAGCAGACGGGCGAGTTCGTTCTCACGACGGGCCGCACGACAGACAAGGGCACGCTCGCCTTCAACAACAAGAAGGCACCACTCGACGACATCCGCGTTCGCGAGGCACTGCGTCTGGCGATCGACCACGAGGCCCTGGTCGCCGCCGTCGGCGCCGGGCAGACGATGTTCGGCCCGATTCCCGAGTTGGACCCCGGCTACGAAGACCTCTCCGACGTGATCTCCTATGACGTCGAGAAGGCGAAGTCGCTGCTCAAGGAGGCCGGTCACGAAGATCTCGACCTCACCCTGACGATCCCGAGCTTCTACGGCACGACCGTGCCGAAGGTGCTCGTGTCGGACTTCGCGAAGGTCGGCGTGAATCTCGAGGTCAAGTCCGTCGAGTTCGCGACCTGGCTCGAAGACGTCTACACGAACCGCGACTACGACCTCAGCTTCGTGCTGCACGTCGAACCGCGCGACTTCGGCAACTTCGCGAACCCCGACTACTACTTCGGCTACGACAACCCGAAGGTGCAGTCGCTGTACGCCCAGGCGCTGGCCGAGACGGATGCGGATGCGTCCGCCGCCCTTCTCGCCGAGGCTGCCCGTCTCGTCTCCGAGGACCACGCCGCCGATTGGCTGTACAACGGTGCGACGATCACGGCTCTCGTGCCGGGAGTCGCCGGCTTCCCGCAGGACTCCATCAACTCCCGCATCAACCTGCAGGATGTGACGGTCGCCGCGAAGTGA
- a CDS encoding carboxymuconolactone decarboxylase family protein, with the protein MTEKRVHLSRTEPAAYAALDAFSKTVNDICKANGIDDRLKELVLIHCSQLNGCAFCVRIHVDRAVAAGVDLDTLTQLPAWRESGVFSERECAALELAEAFTFISEDGIPDDVYNRVGSVFTEKEYAALSWACVSINSFNRIVIAGRYPVPPRAAK; encoded by the coding sequence ATGACTGAGAAGCGCGTGCACCTGTCTCGAACCGAACCCGCCGCCTACGCGGCGCTGGATGCGTTTTCCAAGACCGTCAACGACATCTGCAAGGCCAACGGCATCGATGACCGGCTCAAGGAGCTGGTGCTGATCCACTGCTCGCAGCTCAACGGCTGCGCCTTCTGCGTGCGGATCCACGTCGACCGTGCTGTCGCGGCGGGCGTCGACCTGGACACGCTGACGCAGCTGCCGGCCTGGCGCGAATCCGGCGTCTTCTCCGAGCGCGAGTGCGCGGCGCTCGAGCTCGCCGAGGCCTTCACCTTCATCAGTGAAGACGGAATCCCCGACGACGTGTACAACCGTGTCGGCAGCGTCTTCACTGAGAAGGAGTATGCGGCGCTCAGCTGGGCATGCGTCTCGATCAACTCCTTCAACCGCATCGTCATCGCAGGGCGCTACCCGGTGCCTCCGCGCGCGGCGAAATGA
- a CDS encoding ABC transporter permease: MIRYALTRGALLIAGLLVASVVIFLSLRVFPGDVAQLIAGSEATPTQVQAIREALGLERPLFAQYGDWIGGLFRGDLGVSMLTGASVGEELLQKAQVTVPLGLMAMIIAFVIAVPLGILAALLRGRAGGTAMNVGAQAVAAVPVIWAGMMLVVVFAVWLGWLPAQGFPRAGWAEPWQAVRALLLPALTIGIVEGAMLMRFVRSATLQAASQDFVRTAAAKGLTRTAALVRHGIPAVGLSIITVLGLQVAGIVVGSVVIEQLFTLPGIGRMLVTDVGTRDLVKVQSELLVLTGFVLVIGFLVDLVHHVIDPRQREAA; this comes from the coding sequence GTGATCCGCTACGCGCTCACACGAGGAGCCCTGCTGATCGCAGGGCTCCTCGTGGCGAGCGTGGTCATCTTCCTCTCTCTGCGCGTCTTCCCCGGAGACGTCGCACAGCTGATCGCCGGAAGCGAGGCCACGCCCACGCAGGTTCAGGCGATCCGTGAGGCTCTCGGACTCGAGCGCCCGCTGTTCGCCCAGTACGGCGACTGGATCGGCGGACTCTTCCGCGGCGACCTCGGCGTCTCCATGCTCACCGGCGCCTCGGTGGGCGAAGAACTGCTGCAGAAGGCGCAGGTCACGGTTCCGCTGGGTCTCATGGCGATGATCATCGCCTTCGTGATCGCGGTGCCGCTGGGCATCCTCGCAGCGCTCCTGCGCGGGCGCGCGGGAGGAACGGCGATGAACGTCGGCGCGCAGGCCGTTGCTGCCGTGCCCGTGATCTGGGCAGGAATGATGCTCGTCGTCGTCTTCGCCGTGTGGCTGGGCTGGCTCCCCGCGCAGGGCTTTCCGCGCGCTGGCTGGGCGGAACCCTGGCAGGCCGTCCGCGCGCTCCTCCTGCCGGCTCTCACGATCGGGATCGTCGAGGGCGCGATGCTCATGCGCTTCGTCCGCAGCGCGACGCTGCAGGCAGCGAGCCAGGACTTCGTCCGCACCGCGGCCGCGAAGGGCCTCACCCGCACAGCGGCGCTCGTGCGCCACGGAATCCCCGCTGTCGGCCTCTCGATCATCACGGTCCTGGGGCTCCAGGTCGCCGGCATCGTCGTCGGCTCGGTCGTGATCGAACAGCTCTTCACTCTGCCGGGGATCGGGCGGATGCTGGTGACCGACGTCGGCACGCGCGATCTCGTGAAGGTGCAGAGCGAGCTTCTCGTGCTGACCGGATTCGTTCTCGTGATCGGTTTCCTCGTCGATCTCGTGCACCATGTGATCGACCCCCGACAGCGGGAGGCCGCATGA
- a CDS encoding SIP domain-containing protein, whose translation MITSETSRLSARAQRRATRRAKVQYLITADESSLAELQATLATLPLCASGRIFIEVPDATAIAPIDVPSRMTVTWLPRAMRTGAPGTGRACAQGQAVARAANAWASEMLCRDDEASDSQDGVETHVTLLGGFLGTADIVDHLTETLGVDPASIYAPERFGLLRTR comes from the coding sequence ATGATCACGTCGGAAACCTCCCGCCTCTCGGCCCGCGCTCAGCGCCGGGCCACGCGTCGCGCCAAGGTTCAGTACCTGATCACCGCTGACGAGAGTTCGCTCGCAGAGCTGCAGGCCACGCTGGCTACTCTTCCGCTGTGCGCCTCGGGTCGCATCTTCATCGAGGTGCCGGATGCGACCGCGATCGCGCCGATCGATGTGCCTTCCCGCATGACCGTCACCTGGCTGCCGCGCGCGATGCGCACGGGCGCGCCCGGAACAGGCCGCGCCTGCGCTCAGGGGCAGGCTGTCGCGCGTGCTGCGAACGCCTGGGCAAGTGAGATGCTCTGCCGCGACGATGAAGCATCCGATTCGCAGGACGGCGTCGAGACGCACGTCACCCTACTGGGCGGGTTCCTCGGCACAGCCGACATCGTCGACCACCTCACGGAAACGCTGGGCGTCGACCCGGCGTCGATCTATGCGCCCGAGCGCTTCGGGCTGCTGCGCACGCGCTGA
- a CDS encoding Fe-S oxidoreductase, translating into MHADAAEILAQGQRADRRLPAFLLRSPIARLGYLYGTLVGWVWGSLWSTGPVERHHGLWVFRGMPSWTFARGGVCVGGCFLTGDEELDDRVLKHEAVHKQQWLRYGILLPVLYLFAGRNPLRNRFEIEAGLEDGRYLPRPAQRVRSSPKRSGA; encoded by the coding sequence ATCCATGCCGATGCGGCCGAGATCCTGGCGCAGGGACAACGAGCTGACCGGCGTCTCCCGGCCTTTCTCCTGCGCTCCCCGATCGCGCGTCTCGGCTATCTGTACGGCACCCTCGTCGGCTGGGTGTGGGGGTCTTTGTGGAGCACAGGACCGGTCGAGCGTCACCACGGCCTGTGGGTGTTCCGCGGCATGCCATCGTGGACCTTCGCGCGGGGCGGCGTCTGCGTCGGCGGATGCTTCCTCACCGGCGACGAAGAGCTCGATGATCGCGTGCTGAAGCACGAGGCGGTCCACAAGCAGCAATGGCTGCGCTACGGCATCCTGCTCCCGGTGCTGTACCTGTTCGCGGGCCGCAATCCGCTACGCAACCGCTTCGAGATCGAAGCAGGCCTCGAAGACGGGCGCTACCTCCCGCGACCGGCTCAGCGCGTGCGCAGCAGCCCGAAGCGCTCGGGCGCATAG